The Euwallacea similis isolate ESF13 chromosome 13, ESF131.1, whole genome shotgun sequence genomic interval aatgaatTTCAGGAAAACACAAATGTCGAGAAACTTGGCCGTCTCCCGATTATGAGAAGGCCTTTAATCTATTCCTGGATCTCGTTTTGATGGTCTCTCCTTTGCTCGTGTTGGCCGCCATGTATTCGCTCATCATCAGAACATTATGGAAAGGCATAAAGACAGAAAGGGCTTTAAGATGCAATTCTAATGGTAAGATTGATGGTGTGAACATTAAGTTAATTTACGACTCTAAATTGAGTTTAGGATAAGGAATTGGTGAATTGGCtgcgaaaatccaaaaaatttaacacaattCTTGGATGTATGATGTGAAAAatacgtaatttttttatcatttattgataaatataaATGGTGGCCGAATATTACTGACCGACATCTTCACGTGGCCACGATAATATGATAGATACATGTCTTGGCCGTTAATAGACCAACCAATTCTACGACAATCAACCTGCCTATAAATTTTGTGGAGTGGTTCTTCAGGTctaaacttaatatttccCTTGTTGCAGCAAGTTCCACAGTGGACATCTATGTAAACCTACAAACTAACTCAACTACTAGCTGGCGTTTCAAGAACCGAACCAACATAAGACAACAAACCAATTGGACAACCCTGCGAAACTGGTCAGACGAATCAAACTCTCCGGTTGGGTCTAACAGCTCAAAGAGGCTGACCACTGGTCTGCGGCGCACCAATGCAGAAAGAAGTCTGCACAACAAGAAGAGAGTCATCAGGATGTTGTGCGTGGTGGTCATGGAGTTCTTCATCTGCTGGTCACCGCTCTACATCATTAACACCATAGTGCTATTTGTTGGCGATAAAGTTTACGAAGTTATCGGTTACAAGGGCGTAAGCTTCTTTCAACTTTTGGCCTACAGCTCTAGTTGCTGCAATCCCATCACATACTGCTTCATGAACGGGGGCTTCAGGAAGAGCTTCTTAAAGCTGTTTAGTTGCTTCAAAACTACAAGGTATAGGTCGAAGTTCGGAGGCGGAGAAGGCAGCGACTGTCAAATCGACATGAAGTACAGCAACCATCGCTATTCTGAGCACTGATATACGGGAAGGAGAATGACTTAGTTGTAATCAGAGAGACTGGTTTCATTGGCTGTTAATTGTGTGTGATTtccataataaattaattgtttttgtaCAGTATTAAAGTTTCCGTGGAGGGGTAGATATTCATTTCAGCAAGGACATGGTAATGTAATCCTTTCTTTGTTTATTGTACTTTAATGCACCTGTCTGCCACGAGGTACATCGTATTATgcgacaaaaaaaaacattaattttgccCAAACAAAGCCCGCGAGAGGAGTAAGAagttaataaacattttcggGGTTAGAAGTTACGGGTATTTATCGTTAGGCAAACTCCTCTtaccgaaaaaaaaactgttttatgtTAATTACTCTTCACAGCACAGTCTGGGGTCGTAAATTTCATCGTTATACTTACACACAATCCCCGTTTCCTTTGTAAACGTCCAAAAGTGATTAGTTGCAACAGTCTTTTGGGAAAAATGCGAACAAGCACACAATTTATCtctgtaaaaatttaactgaacgaactgtgataaaaaaaattcgttaGGAGCTATTATAAAGcactttcaaatttcttttaccGATTCCTTTTTCTTATTGGACGCGGCCAATTTGTCACTGAATAATGCTAAGCGCAGAACTAACAGTGTAGGAAGAGGTTTCGAAGAACGGGGGCGAAAAAGAAGTTTTGAATGAGAGGTTATGGCATATCGGCGCCAAGTTGGCGCGGCAACGTCGCCACCCGCCGTGCAGcgttattttaatgtttttgtttatgtatgaCGACAGACACCCTTTTTTACTCATTTAGCCAGCACCACTTGTTTCGACAGCGACTCTTCGTTCGCTTTGCCTCGTCATTCACGTAAATTACCagtttttctcaatatttttttaacatgtaTATTATTGTTCAGTACCAATAAATCTTAGCTGTACAGGAAGATTCAGAACTGTGGGATTACGCCACTAGAGATTGGtcagtgcaacaatagaagacCTTGCAGTATACGAACCCATCTCCGGAAATGTCTCCCTAAGACGCTACGGCGTTATGATGCTTTGAGacagttatgtgcaaaaatgtgttttatcgagttttagtaAGTTTCATCTTCATTGATTTGCACGAACTAACACTACAGCAATTATTCAAGACATCGCCCATGAACTTGGTTGCACCTGTTTAAACGAGGTACATACAGTTACTCACAAGATTAACCGTACTTCATACGAAAATTCATAAAGTTGTAATAACTAAAGACCcctatacattttttgttttttaaaaacctatttttgttgcaaataaGAATAGCACATAATAAgctacaaaaaatatacacaaatAGTCTCAAtccaacaataataaattaaaaatgtaggCACAAAATTAACCGTACACGACATGGTATTCACTTTTATTTTGCCTgtagatatttacaaaaacaactttttttgcaaattattcCAAGACTGATAAGTTCATTCTAAAATCATTCAATTGACTGAGTTATTACAGTAATGTGTTAGAAACGGCAAACAAAAGAGTGCAAACCGATATCACGACGCgcaaattaatgttaaagaTCTATTCTACTGGAAAAACCATGCGAGAAATCggtaaaattaatagaaagGTTACATTCTGCAGTACAGTggataataaacaaatatcgtTATCAAGGATTGGTACAAAGCAAGTCTGGAAGACGACAAAAAATATACTCTCTGAAGAAGACGAACGATTCATTGTATGGGAACTAAAGATTAACCCGAAGAAAATTCTACCTAAATTAACAAAAGAAGTTTCCCAGAGAATTAGCACACTTGTGTCAACTAAACAGTAAGAAGTATTCTCAGAAAAAGCGGTTTTAAACGCAAAGTAGCAAGGAAGAATTCTTTTATATCAAGAATTAATAGACAGAAACGGCTcaactttacaaaaaaatatctagaaaAGCCTGTGGAGTTTTGAAATAGCGGAATTTTTACAAAcgaaacgaaaataaacttatttggATCGAACGGGAGACAAATCGTATGGAGGAAACCAAATACCCAACTGCAGGatgaaaatattgtgaaaacaGTGAAATACAGAGATAGATCGTTAATTTATGGGATGCTACAGGAGTAAATGGTGTCGGTAACATATATCAAATTAATGAAGTAATGGACAAAAACGTTTATTACCtcgatattttaaaagccAATTTGCGATCATCC includes:
- the LOC136413243 gene encoding cholecystokinin receptor-like, whose protein sequence is MNESASYYGLNVLEVNWTLHEYNSSSTAQPSSKLYHWYEDDSSKIQISLYGIIFLLAIIGNTLIILTLAQNRRMRTVTNLFLLNLAVSDLLLGVLCMPVTLIGTLLRDFVFGETMCKLIQFFQACLVSVSAWTLVAISVERYYAICHPLRSLAWQTISHAYKTIAAIWLCSFACMLPTLVLSQLQPTKFGKHKCRETWPSPDYEKAFNLFLDLVLMVSPLLVLAAMYSLIIRTLWKGIKTERALRCNSNASSTVDIYVNLQTNSTTSWRFKNRTNIRQQTNWTTLRNWSDESNSPVGSNSSKRLTTGLRRTNAERSLHNKKRVIRMLCVVVMEFFICWSPLYIINTIVLFVGDKVYEVIGYKGVSFFQLLAYSSSCCNPITYCFMNGGFRKSFLKLFSCFKTTRYRSKFGGGEGSDCQIDMKYSNHRYSEH